One genomic window of Actinoalloteichus hoggarensis includes the following:
- a CDS encoding cell division protein FtsK, with amino-acid sequence MGKSKAEVAKRVIGAEFRAALWAVRHPGMVAVPSSLAASAWQFGPTVTGIGVGAVVAGTVGWYRAHPDTFDTVAAPWLRSWRRRWASAYSGHLWRHLMADCGLTREHRKTKHLLYPRVVRVRSWSPSVDTVTVALVPGQSTRKFIEAAESLAESLRAERVAVERHRPGQVVLVVQRDEPFTEIIPAPVMPLDVEDVDLSSVYVGETEYGHDWREPMLGAHFLNAGATGAGKNSIGLAKARSVAPLIRDGLVKLWVCDPKLFEFSMLEPILEGRYANSPDDCLDLVEQFANGMEATQRRMKRAGVRSVPVSREYPLHWLLIDEIGSLLAYRPEVAHEMIGQLSMVASMGRATHHSLDVYIQEPSKDVIPIRDLLPNRVCLRVNSASHPDMVLGDGARERGAIADQLPAEESAAGIGFRRDQRSRVPRRVRAAYTSDDDIKELVDFVKSSESDSPNLRAVA; translated from the coding sequence GTGGGGAAGTCGAAGGCGGAAGTGGCGAAGCGGGTCATCGGAGCCGAGTTCCGGGCCGCGTTGTGGGCGGTGCGCCATCCGGGCATGGTGGCGGTTCCGTCGAGTCTGGCGGCGAGTGCGTGGCAGTTCGGCCCCACGGTGACCGGTATCGGCGTCGGTGCCGTGGTCGCGGGCACGGTGGGGTGGTACCGGGCTCATCCGGACACGTTTGACACGGTGGCGGCACCGTGGCTCCGGTCGTGGCGTCGTCGGTGGGCCAGTGCGTACTCGGGTCATCTGTGGCGGCATCTGATGGCCGACTGCGGTCTGACCCGTGAGCACCGTAAGACCAAGCACCTGTTGTATCCACGGGTGGTGCGGGTCCGGTCGTGGTCGCCGTCGGTCGACACGGTGACTGTCGCGCTTGTGCCGGGGCAGTCGACGCGGAAGTTCATCGAGGCGGCGGAGTCGTTGGCCGAGTCGCTGCGTGCTGAGCGGGTAGCTGTGGAGCGGCACCGGCCCGGTCAAGTCGTGCTGGTGGTGCAGCGTGATGAGCCTTTCACTGAGATCATCCCGGCACCGGTGATGCCGTTGGACGTCGAAGACGTCGACCTGTCCTCGGTGTATGTCGGTGAGACCGAGTACGGGCACGACTGGCGAGAGCCGATGCTCGGTGCGCACTTCCTGAACGCGGGGGCGACGGGCGCAGGCAAGAACTCGATCGGCCTGGCCAAGGCGCGATCGGTCGCGCCGCTGATCCGCGATGGTCTGGTCAAGCTGTGGGTCTGTGATCCGAAGTTGTTCGAGTTCAGCATGCTCGAACCGATCCTGGAGGGCCGATACGCCAACAGCCCCGATGACTGCCTCGACCTGGTCGAACAGTTCGCGAACGGGATGGAGGCCACACAGCGGCGGATGAAGCGTGCGGGTGTCCGCAGTGTGCCTGTGTCACGCGAGTATCCGCTGCATTGGCTGTTGATCGACGAGATCGGCTCGCTGCTCGCCTACCGACCTGAGGTTGCTCACGAGATGATAGGTCAGTTGTCCATGGTGGCGTCGATGGGTCGCGCGACGCATCACAGCCTGGACGTCTACATCCAAGAGCCGTCCAAGGACGTGATCCCCATCCGGGATCTGCTGCCGAACCGGGTGTGTCTGCGGGTCAACTCGGCCTCACACCCGGACATGGTTCTGGGCGATGGCGCACGGGAGCGCGGCGCTATCGCCGATCAGCTCCCAGCGGAGGAGTCGGCGGCGGGGATTGGTTTTCGACGCGACCAGCGATCTCGTGTGCCCCGGCGCGTGCGGGCTGCATACACCTCGGATGACGACATCAAGGAACTGGTGGACTTCGTCAAGTCGTCCGAGTCGGATTCGCCGAATCTGCGGGCGGTGGCCTGA